In the genome of Bacteroidales bacterium, one region contains:
- a CDS encoding DUF5040 domain-containing protein, with amino-acid sequence DILDVVGFYNFQGKEIGDTAPTGVSPTSANPKRSAIKEVKKGDVYELKSYVTSAVKGASYTWVLTNSDRKIINKPEALNTFDQLKGVMINVEEDGYLYLCCNEEYLDSFSLTLYSKQLELNLRIEELETKIPKIKPTNNVGFYMPNKKVLLSGASISQYNGYFEYAMEELGLSYTNISVAGTNIFHLCYNLYSAGKNYNDVDILITSHIHNFDVYSLPKHLENYTSLDYENDEVLGDYIKTSNYYTGTLAPIEGVYTSDELYAIGYDYAIKKWNELCYNLKDTEGYDSKLGKPCQIILYTYWHDARTIFNTAIRKLANKWGLPLIKDDENIGFSKDKLHPITKRQYSLLHCKGYPWGQINEYIDGVEYGLHPTGIAIDEWSNFLSASKEEKLAMLPYIQIKRASILIDFIKTGAIKNELIEIDDTFNINNYTTQGVYYICGERTLNTDNLPIMNASPGHSISGQLTVLDASLSNSEQCITQYLKLTNRLGSEGKEYIRTYNKYSNGGEGWSAWRELKQTTNLNQISDAELKNYTENGIYEGVIVGAISSLNNITNVIENFLSTASTSGGAGDIPTGTLFTMDVLNNYAVVQKVEEWGFGVIPRSVTQRAKALLITGQYVEIQRTLQGDVWSGWKMINAL; translated from the coding sequence GATATTTTAGATGTAGTTGGATTTTATAATTTTCAAGGCAAGGAGATAGGTGATACTGCACCAACAGGAGTTTCACCAACTTCTGCTAATCCTAAAAGAAGTGCAATTAAAGAGGTAAAGAAAGGTGATGTTTATGAATTGAAAAGTTATGTGACTTCTGCTGTAAAAGGAGCATCATATACTTGGGTGTTAACCAATTCTGATAGAAAAATCATAAATAAACCAGAGGCACTCAATACTTTTGACCAGTTAAAAGGAGTAATGATCAATGTAGAGGAAGATGGATATTTATATTTATGTTGTAATGAAGAGTATTTAGATTCTTTTTCTCTTACATTGTACTCTAAACAGTTAGAACTTAACTTAAGAATAGAGGAATTAGAAACAAAAATCCCAAAAATAAAACCAACAAATAATGTAGGTTTCTATATGCCTAATAAAAAGGTCTTATTGAGTGGAGCTTCAATATCTCAATATAATGGATATTTTGAATATGCTATGGAGGAGTTGGGATTGAGTTATACGAATATAAGTGTAGCGGGTACGAATATATTTCATCTATGTTATAATTTATATAGTGCAGGTAAGAATTATAACGATGTTGATATTCTTATAACTTCTCACATTCACAATTTTGATGTTTACTCATTACCTAAACATTTAGAAAATTATACTTCTTTAGATTATGAGAATGATGAAGTGTTAGGAGATTACATAAAAACTAGTAATTATTATACTGGCACGTTAGCTCCAATAGAAGGAGTATATACCTCTGATGAGTTGTATGCAATAGGTTATGATTATGCAATAAAGAAGTGGAACGAGTTGTGTTATAACTTAAAAGATACTGAGGGGTATGATTCAAAATTAGGAAAACCTTGTCAAATAATATTATATACCTATTGGCACGATGCCCGAACTATATTTAATACTGCAATTCGGAAGTTGGCAAATAAGTGGGGATTGCCTTTGATAAAAGATGATGAAAATATAGGCTTCTCAAAAGATAAGCTACATCCAATAACTAAAAGGCAATATTCATTATTGCATTGCAAAGGTTATCCATGGGGACAAATAAATGAATATATTGATGGTGTTGAATATGGACTACATCCAACAGGAATTGCTATTGATGAGTGGAGCAACTTCTTATCTGCTTCTAAGGAAGAGAAACTTGCCATGTTGCCATATATACAAATTAAACGAGCATCAATTTTAATAGATTTTATCAAAACTGGAGCAATAAAGAATGAACTTATAGAGATTGATGATACGTTTAATATAAATAACTACACAACGCAAGGTGTTTATTATATATGTGGAGAGAGAACGTTAAACACAGACAATTTACCTATAATGAACGCATCGCCTGGTCACTCCATAAGCGGACAATTAACTGTGTTAGATGCCTCGTTGAGTAATTCAGAGCAATGTATCACGCAATATCTTAAACTCACAAACCGATTGGGCAGTGAGGGTAAGGAGTATATTCGTACCTACAACAAATACTCAAACGGAGGTGAGGGTTGGAGTGCTTGGCGAGAGTTGAAGCAGACAACAAATCTTAATCAAATAAGTGATGCTGAGTTAAAGAATTACACCGAGAATGGAATCTATGAGGGAGTAATTGTTGGTGCTATTAGCAGTTTAAATAATATTACAAACGTTATTGAAAATTTTCTTTCTACTGCCTCAACGAGTGGTGGTGCAGGGGATATTCCAACTGGAACTCTCTTTACAATGGATGTATTGAATAACTATGCAGTTGTTCAGAAAGTAGAAGAATGGGGCTTCGGTGTTATTCCTCGCAGTGTAACGCAACGGGCAAAAGCATTGCTTATTACAGGGCAGTATGTTGAGATACAAAGAACATTGCAAGGAGATGTTTGGAGTGGTTGGAAAATGATTAATGCCTTGTAG
- a CDS encoding energy transducer TonB, whose product MNNHEKKDKILGITGTLIFHIAIILILFFTKLLSPATDEGGGILVAYGTNYEIVTAPPAGYTPPKVVSSTEEITQDSDEQTIASEEEEKKKREEEQRREAERKAKEEAERKEAERINSLVSGIFSSSSSTDGAESKGSPNGNSEDGAESGNAGYGIWDLGGRGFAKGEKLPIPEYDRSNVEGKLVVNITVSPAGKVIAASTNPKLSDPSVASSEYIRNRAESAAKRAKFESIKGTNNQNGTITYFFKIR is encoded by the coding sequence ATGAATAACCACGAAAAAAAAGATAAGATTTTAGGCATTACAGGCACTCTGATTTTTCATATTGCCATAATTCTTATTCTCTTTTTTACAAAACTATTATCACCTGCTACTGATGAGGGTGGTGGTATATTGGTGGCTTACGGAACTAACTACGAGATTGTTACCGCACCACCTGCCGGATATACCCCTCCAAAGGTTGTATCTTCAACCGAAGAGATAACTCAGGATAGTGACGAGCAGACTATTGCTTCGGAAGAGGAGGAGAAGAAAAAACGCGAAGAGGAGCAACGCAGAGAGGCTGAACGCAAAGCCAAAGAGGAGGCTGAGCGTAAAGAGGCTGAACGTATAAACTCGCTTGTTTCGGGTATATTCTCTTCTTCATCATCTACTGATGGTGCTGAGAGCAAAGGTTCGCCAAACGGAAACTCTGAAGATGGTGCTGAGAGCGGAAATGCAGGATATGGTATCTGGGATCTTGGTGGCAGAGGATTTGCCAAAGGTGAAAAGTTGCCTATTCCTGAATATGACAGGAGTAATGTTGAGGGTAAACTTGTTGTAAATATTACTGTCAGCCCTGCGGGTAAGGTGATTGCCGCATCTACAAATCCTAAACTTAGCGACCCAAGCGTGGCTTCATCTGAGTATATTAGAAACAGAGCCGAAAGTGCTGCTAAAAGAGCAAAGTTTGAATCAATCAAAGGCACCAATAATCAAAACGGAACTATTACTTATTTCTTTAAAATCAGATAA
- a CDS encoding biopolymer transporter ExbD, translating into MAFKRRHNIDASFSMASMTDVIFLLLIFFMVTSTAMFPNAIKVMLPQSKNQVTNTASARVTIDKDNRYYFAKGNKAPTEIAPEQLGDMLDALVAEEGEVFVSINADKSIEYGEVVRVLGIGAEKGVKMVLATQPVKK; encoded by the coding sequence ATGGCTTTTAAACGCAGACATAATATTGATGCTTCTTTTAGTATGGCGTCAATGACCGACGTTATATTCTTGTTGCTTATATTTTTTATGGTGACTTCTACCGCAATGTTCCCAAATGCTATTAAGGTTATGTTACCTCAAAGCAAAAACCAAGTTACAAATACTGCGTCGGCAAGAGTTACGATTGATAAGGATAACAGATACTACTTTGCCAAAGGTAATAAGGCTCCCACAGAGATTGCACCCGAGCAGTTGGGCGATATGTTAGATGCTCTTGTTGCAGAGGAGGGAGAAGTGTTTGTTTCGATTAATGCCGATAAGAGCATCGAATATGGCGAAGTGGTAAGAGTTCTTGGCATTGGTGCCGAGAAGGGTGTTAAGATGGTGTTGGCTACTCAACCCGTAAAAAAATAG
- a CDS encoding MotA/TolQ/ExbB proton channel family protein, producing MNILTTILAQVATDPVVEGIAEETTKELDLLALTLKGGIIMIPLLLLSIMAIYVFFERWSAIRKAAKADNTFMARIKDYIHEGDIASARNLCKKTDTPYARLIEKGISRLGRPMNDVLVAIENTGNIEIAKLEKNFPWLATTAAGAPMIGFLGTVSGMVRAFFNMAEAGGSADISTLSGGIYEALVTTVAGLVVGIIALFAYNYLVARVDGVVRDLESKTMEFMDLLNEPAQK from the coding sequence ATGAATATTTTAACAACCATTTTGGCACAAGTTGCAACTGATCCCGTAGTGGAGGGTATTGCAGAAGAGACTACAAAAGAGTTAGACCTATTAGCCTTAACATTAAAAGGTGGTATCATTATGATTCCTCTTCTATTGTTATCGATAATGGCTATTTATGTATTTTTTGAGCGTTGGAGTGCTATAAGAAAGGCTGCAAAAGCAGATAACACTTTTATGGCTCGTATTAAGGATTATATTCACGAGGGTGATATAGCATCGGCTCGTAACCTTTGCAAAAAGACAGACACGCCTTATGCCCGCTTGATTGAGAAGGGTATCTCTCGCTTGGGACGTCCTATGAACGATGTACTTGTTGCTATTGAAAACACCGGTAATATTGAGATTGCTAAATTGGAGAAGAACTTCCCTTGGTTAGCAACTACTGCAGCAGGAGCCCCTATGATTGGGTTCTTGGGTACTGTTTCTGGTATGGTCAGAGCTTTCTTTAATATGGCTGAGGCTGGTGGTAGTGCCGATATTTCTACTCTTTCGGGAGGTATCTACGAGGCTCTTGTTACTACCGTTGCTGGTTTGGTAGTGGGTATTATTGCTCTGTTTGCTTACAACTACCTTGTTGCAAGGGTTGACGGAGTGGTGAGAGACCTTGAGTCAAAGACTATGGAGTTTATGGACCTTTTAAACGAACCTGCTCAAAAATAG
- a CDS encoding pyridoxine 5'-phosphate synthase gives MIKLSVNINKVASIRNARGGNRPNILQTAIDCEAFGADGITVHPRPDERHIRYADLDVLAPALKTEFNIEGNPCPKFIEKVLQVRPAQVTLVPDSPDAITSNAGWNTRDNFEFLSEVVAKFKNAGIRTSIFVDADEEMIEWAAKCDADRVELYTEPYATNYSKNREEAIAPFIVAAQKARSLGLGLNAGHDLSLENLAYFADNIPWLKEVSIGHALICDALYLGLEETIKQYKAQLIVTK, from the coding sequence ATGATTAAATTAAGTGTAAATATAAATAAGGTTGCCTCTATCAGAAATGCTCGCGGGGGTAATCGACCAAATATTCTTCAAACTGCTATCGACTGCGAGGCTTTTGGTGCCGATGGTATTACCGTGCATCCACGCCCCGATGAGCGTCACATTAGATATGCCGACCTTGACGTGCTGGCTCCTGCTCTTAAAACAGAGTTTAACATAGAGGGTAATCCTTGTCCCAAGTTTATTGAAAAGGTTTTACAAGTTCGCCCTGCTCAGGTTACTCTTGTACCTGACAGTCCCGATGCTATTACCTCTAATGCTGGCTGGAACACTCGCGATAACTTTGAATTCCTTTCGGAGGTGGTTGCTAAATTTAAAAATGCCGGTATCAGAACTTCAATATTTGTTGATGCTGATGAGGAGATGATTGAGTGGGCTGCAAAATGTGATGCCGATAGAGTGGAGTTATATACTGAGCCTTACGCTACAAATTATAGCAAAAACAGAGAGGAGGCTATTGCTCCTTTTATTGTTGCGGCTCAAAAGGCTCGTTCGCTTGGATTAGGGCTTAATGCCGGACACGATTTAAGTCTTGAAAATCTTGCATACTTTGCAGATAATATTCCTTGGCTTAAAGAGGTTTCTATCGGACACGCTCTTATCTGCGATGCTCTTTATTTGGGATTGGAGGAGACTATTAAACAATACAAAGCACAACTGATAGTAACAAAATAG
- a CDS encoding NAD kinase translates to MKIALFGNSYQRSKSEHIVTLFEALQKYEVSLFVEQNYYDFLKEQSIELYTATPFTTIDDNIDIVISVGGDGTFLRTAENVAEKNIPILGINAGRLGFLADVSKEEIINVVDELFSGNYKVEERTMLQVEIESLSLDFAPYALNEVAVLKQDSSSMITISATFGEEFLNSYQADGLIIATPTGSTGYALSVGGPVLMPETSDFVIAPVAPHTLNVRPLVVPDNKTITLSVDSRTGNCLLALDGRSLVIPCDKEITLRKAPFKTLVVKRNNHTFVLTLRNKLMWGADSRNV, encoded by the coding sequence ATGAAAATAGCCCTTTTCGGAAATAGTTATCAACGCTCTAAGAGTGAGCATATAGTTACACTTTTTGAGGCACTGCAAAAATACGAAGTTAGCCTTTTTGTAGAGCAAAACTATTATGATTTTCTTAAAGAACAATCAATAGAACTATATACTGCAACACCCTTTACAACCATAGATGATAACATTGATATAGTAATAAGTGTTGGCGGAGATGGAACATTTTTACGTACAGCCGAGAATGTGGCAGAGAAAAATATACCCATATTGGGAATAAATGCAGGACGTTTAGGTTTTCTTGCCGATGTTTCAAAAGAGGAGATAATAAATGTCGTAGATGAGTTATTCTCAGGTAATTATAAAGTAGAAGAGCGAACAATGTTGCAAGTAGAGATAGAGTCACTTTCGCTTGATTTCGCCCCATACGCCCTAAACGAAGTGGCAGTGCTAAAACAAGACTCATCATCAATGATTACCATATCGGCAACCTTTGGCGAGGAGTTTTTGAATAGTTACCAAGCCGATGGCTTGATAATTGCAACACCAACAGGCTCAACAGGCTATGCCTTAAGTGTTGGAGGTCCTGTGTTAATGCCTGAGACATCCGATTTTGTAATAGCGCCCGTAGCACCACACACCCTTAATGTGCGTCCGTTGGTAGTGCCTGATAACAAAACAATAACACTGTCGGTTGATAGCAGAACAGGAAACTGCCTTCTTGCTCTTGACGGAAGGTCGTTGGTAATACCATGTGATAAGGAGATAACACTGCGTAAAGCACCCTTTAAAACATTGGTAGTAAAACGCAATAACCACACCTTTGTATTAACCCTCCGTAACAAACTGATGTGGGGAGCAGACAGTAGAAATGTGTAG
- a CDS encoding DUF45 domain-containing protein: MPEIFIQDSEFGLIKVCCNIRAKRLIFRVKDGVLQVTVPYKTEAKVIEESIQRKRTAIRGLFAKTTANILRAGDEIATRVVPIRIYSHNLSKLLFTLKDNTLNVFVPQSAEIETVSIQKRIKQGIITILKRVAEPYLHARLDALAKAKGVKYNKLTISTALTRMGSCSVKKNISLSAYLIFYPQHLVDYVILHELAHLTEMNHSPQFHALCNFYCGGKERELEQEFKQFRIPL, from the coding sequence ATGCCCGAAATATTTATACAAGACAGTGAATTTGGCTTAATAAAGGTATGCTGTAACATACGAGCCAAAAGATTAATATTCAGGGTAAAAGATGGTGTGTTGCAAGTAACGGTACCTTATAAAACTGAGGCAAAGGTTATAGAAGAGAGCATACAAAGAAAACGCACTGCAATTCGGGGATTGTTCGCAAAAACCACCGCAAATATATTACGAGCAGGAGATGAAATAGCAACAAGAGTTGTACCAATTCGCATATATTCGCATAACCTCTCAAAACTCCTCTTTACGTTAAAAGATAACACCCTTAATGTGTTTGTGCCACAGAGTGCTGAAATTGAGACAGTATCAATTCAGAAAAGAATAAAGCAGGGAATAATAACAATATTAAAGAGGGTAGCAGAGCCATATCTTCACGCACGTTTAGATGCGTTGGCAAAGGCAAAAGGAGTTAAATATAACAAACTTACAATCTCTACGGCACTCACACGAATGGGATCGTGCAGTGTAAAAAAAAATATATCACTTTCGGCCTATCTGATTTTTTATCCTCAACATCTTGTTGATTATGTAATACTGCATGAGTTGGCACACCTTACAGAGATGAATCACAGTCCTCAATTTCACGCATTATGTAACTTCTATTGTGGTGGCAAAGAACGAGAGTTGGAACAAGAGTTTAAACAATTCAGAATTCCATTATAA
- the rimP gene encoding ribosome assembly cofactor RimP, which produces MINAKEIENKVVELLGDGTSFLVGVTVSPDNTIVVTIDDDDRVDIEFCEKLHRDIEAAFDREVEDYSLEVGSAGLTSPLQLPRQYKKSIGGEVEVLTKVGQKFYATLSAADDEGFTVEVTKKIKPEGAKRKIEVVEKERYLYTEVKYVKNVITF; this is translated from the coding sequence ATGATTAACGCAAAAGAGATTGAAAATAAGGTAGTTGAACTACTTGGAGATGGTACTTCGTTTTTGGTTGGAGTAACTGTTTCGCCCGATAATACAATAGTTGTTACCATTGATGATGATGACCGTGTAGATATAGAGTTCTGCGAAAAACTGCATCGGGATATTGAGGCTGCTTTTGACAGAGAGGTTGAAGATTACTCGCTCGAAGTTGGCTCAGCAGGATTAACTTCGCCTTTACAATTACCACGCCAGTACAAAAAGAGTATAGGCGGTGAGGTAGAGGTTTTAACCAAAGTAGGGCAAAAATTCTATGCAACACTATCGGCTGCCGATGATGAGGGATTTACTGTTGAGGTGACAAAAAAGATAAAACCCGAAGGTGCAAAGCGAAAAATTGAGGTAGTAGAGAAGGAGCGTTACCTATACACTGAAGTTAAATACGTAAAAAATGTGATAACATTTTAA
- the nusA gene encoding transcription termination/antitermination protein NusA, with protein MAKKEIVNTMIETFSEFKLLKNIDRTTLVSVLEESFRNVLAKMYGTDENLDVIVNPDKGDCEIWRNREVVADGEITDANLQISLSDAKKIDSSYEIGEEVAEEVLFSDFDRRTILNLRQTLASKILELQKDAIYNIYKNKVGEIVSGEVYQIWKKEILLIDDEGNELIMPREEQIPNEFFHKGDTVRAVVARVDNINNTPKIIVSRTSEMFLKRLFELEVPEIHDGLITIHRVARIPGFRAKIAVESYDERIDPVGACVGVKGSRIHGIVRELCNENIDVINYTKNTMLFIQRALAPAKVSTSAIRVDEENMKAEVLLRPDDMALAIGKDGYNIRLAMKLTGYDIEVFRDTVEAGEEDIYLDEFNDEIEEWIIDQLKSIGCNTAKDVLGRSNEELLERTDLEEEAIDEIKAILAAEFE; from the coding sequence ATGGCAAAGAAAGAGATTGTAAACACAATGATTGAGACGTTCTCAGAGTTCAAACTTTTGAAGAACATTGACAGAACAACACTTGTAAGTGTTTTGGAAGAGTCGTTCCGTAACGTACTTGCAAAAATGTATGGTACAGACGAAAACCTTGATGTTATTGTAAACCCTGACAAAGGTGACTGCGAGATTTGGCGTAACCGTGAGGTTGTTGCAGACGGAGAAATTACAGATGCAAATCTACAAATATCTCTTTCTGATGCTAAAAAAATAGATTCATCATACGAAATTGGCGAAGAGGTAGCCGAGGAGGTATTGTTCTCAGACTTTGACCGCCGTACAATTTTGAACTTACGTCAAACGCTTGCTTCAAAAATTCTTGAACTTCAAAAAGATGCAATTTACAATATCTACAAAAACAAAGTAGGTGAGATAGTATCAGGAGAGGTTTACCAAATCTGGAAGAAAGAGATTCTTTTAATTGACGATGAAGGAAACGAGTTGATTATGCCACGTGAGGAGCAAATCCCTAACGAGTTCTTCCACAAAGGAGATACAGTACGTGCGGTAGTTGCTCGTGTTGACAACATAAACAATACCCCAAAAATTATAGTATCTCGTACATCAGAGATGTTCCTGAAACGTTTGTTTGAATTGGAAGTTCCCGAAATTCACGACGGACTTATCACAATTCACCGAGTAGCACGTATACCCGGATTTAGAGCAAAAATAGCGGTAGAGTCATACGATGAGCGTATCGATCCAGTAGGAGCATGTGTTGGAGTAAAAGGTTCTCGTATTCACGGTATAGTTCGTGAGTTGTGTAACGAGAATATTGATGTTATCAACTACACTAAAAACACAATGCTATTCATCCAAAGAGCATTGGCCCCAGCAAAAGTATCAACATCAGCAATTCGTGTTGATGAAGAGAATATGAAAGCAGAGGTGTTGTTGCGTCCCGATGATATGGCGTTGGCAATCGGAAAAGATGGATACAACATTCGCCTTGCAATGAAACTTACAGGATATGATATTGAGGTATTCCGCGATACAGTTGAAGCAGGAGAAGAGGATATCTACCTTGATGAGTTTAACGATGAAATAGAGGAGTGGATAATTGACCAATTAAAATCAATCGGTTGCAATACAGCAAAAGATGTATTGGGAAGATCTAACGAAGAGTTGCTTGAAAGAACAGATCTTGAAGAGGAGGCAATAGATGAAATCAAAGCCATCCTTGCAGCAGAGTTTGAGTAA